Proteins encoded together in one Yersinia mollaretii ATCC 43969 window:
- the kdsB gene encoding 3-deoxy-manno-octulosonate cytidylyltransferase: protein MSFIAIIPARYASTRLPGKPLADIAGKPMVVHVMERALASGASRVIVATDHPEVVKAVEAAGGEVCLTRADHQSGTERLAEVIERYDFADDDIIVNVQGDEPLIPPVIIRQVADNLAACSAGMATLAVPIESSEEAFNPNAVKVVMDAQGYALYFSRAAIPWDRERFAQSKETIGDCFLRHIGIYAYRAGFIRRYVNWAPSKLEQIELLEQLRVLWYGEKIHVAVAKAVPTVGVDTQEDLDRVRAVMLNQ, encoded by the coding sequence ATGAGTTTCATTGCTATAATTCCCGCCCGTTATGCTTCAACCCGTTTACCCGGTAAGCCATTGGCTGATATTGCTGGCAAACCGATGGTCGTTCATGTGATGGAACGCGCGCTAGCATCTGGTGCTTCTCGGGTGATTGTGGCAACAGACCATCCAGAAGTGGTGAAAGCTGTCGAGGCGGCGGGGGGGGAAGTGTGTCTGACCCGCGCTGATCATCAATCGGGTACTGAGCGTTTAGCGGAAGTCATTGAGCGTTATGATTTCGCGGATGATGACATTATCGTCAATGTGCAGGGTGATGAGCCTCTAATACCACCGGTTATTATTCGTCAGGTCGCGGATAATCTCGCGGCATGTAGCGCGGGCATGGCAACATTAGCAGTGCCGATTGAAAGCAGCGAAGAAGCTTTTAATCCTAATGCCGTCAAAGTGGTGATGGATGCTCAGGGATATGCGCTCTATTTCTCCCGTGCTGCGATTCCGTGGGATAGAGAGCGTTTTGCTCAATCAAAAGAGACCATTGGCGACTGTTTCTTGCGCCATATTGGTATCTACGCTTATCGCGCCGGTTTTATCCGCCGTTATGTTAACTGGGCGCCCAGCAAGCTCGAACAAATCGAACTGCTAGAGCAACTTCGTGTGCTGTGGTATGGCGAGAAAATCCACGTGGCAGTTGCTAAAGCGGTGCCTACGGTAGGGGTTGATACGCAAGAAGATTTAGACAGAGTTCGGGCCGTCATGCTCAATCAGTAA
- a CDS encoding Trm112 family protein encodes MDHRLLEIVACPVCNGKLYFNKENLELVCKADNLAYPVRDGIPVLLENEARPLSIDEKHV; translated from the coding sequence ATGGACCACCGTTTACTCGAAATCGTTGCCTGCCCGGTCTGCAACGGCAAGCTGTACTTCAATAAAGAAAATCTTGAGCTGGTATGTAAAGCTGACAATCTGGCTTACCCCGTACGTGATGGCATTCCAGTCTTGTTGGAGAACGAAGCCCGTCCACTGTCAATCGATGAGAAGCACGTATGA
- a CDS encoding cold-shock protein, protein MTLKMGRVKWFNQSEGYGFISPHDGSLDVYVSKTAIANTKNKSLSEGQDVEFSTYRSIHGPSAADVIAF, encoded by the coding sequence ATGACGTTAAAAATGGGTCGCGTGAAATGGTTCAATCAGTCTGAAGGCTACGGTTTCATCTCACCGCACGACGGTAGTTTGGATGTGTATGTCAGCAAGACAGCCATTGCTAACACCAAAAATAAATCACTGAGTGAAGGGCAGGACGTTGAATTCTCTACTTATCGTAGTATTCACGGGCCGTCAGCAGCAGATGTGATCGCTTTCTAA
- the hglS gene encoding 2-oxoadipate dioxygenase/decarboxylase HglS, which translates to MSQQLFIHPDEIRAKFSRAMSDMYQAEVPLYGTLIQLVADTNKQTINQQPALARHLRQTGEIERLSMERHGAIRVGTAAELAMLRRLFAVMGMEAVGYYDLAPAGVPVHSTAFRAVHEASIQACPFRIFTSLLRLELIEQPKLRQQAADILAKRTIFTSRAIELIVQSETAGGLTRHEADDFITQSLETFRWHNQATVSAEIYQQLHDQHRLVADVVAFKGPHINHLTPRTLNIDAVQLAMPQHNITPKAVIEGPPPRNCPILLRQTSFKALEEKIAFISTDGQMTQGHHTARFGEIEQRGAALTAKGRQLYDRLLQAAQDQLQVPANEKNAAQYMAILSEQFRQFPDNYQAMRAEQLAFFRYFPTEKSHNAPTESIQALTLEELIEAGFIRYEPLVYEDFLPVSAAGIFQSNLGDKGQSHFTGHSSQQDFERDLGIAVMDELQLYEETQQRSLSACATALKLTRLNV; encoded by the coding sequence ATGAGCCAGCAATTATTTATCCATCCCGATGAGATCCGCGCCAAATTCTCTCGCGCTATGTCGGATATGTATCAGGCCGAAGTTCCTCTCTACGGCACCTTAATACAGTTGGTTGCCGACACCAACAAACAGACTATAAATCAACAACCTGCATTGGCACGCCATTTGCGACAAACCGGAGAGATTGAGCGCCTGAGCATGGAGCGACATGGCGCTATCCGTGTGGGAACCGCAGCTGAACTTGCCATGCTGCGCCGCCTTTTTGCCGTGATGGGGATGGAGGCTGTCGGCTATTATGATCTGGCCCCGGCTGGCGTGCCAGTCCACTCGACGGCTTTCCGCGCCGTGCATGAAGCCTCTATCCAAGCCTGCCCATTCAGAATTTTCACCTCATTACTGCGTTTGGAGTTGATTGAGCAACCCAAACTACGACAACAGGCAGCTGATATTCTGGCAAAAAGAACCATTTTCACCTCACGAGCTATTGAGCTTATTGTTCAGTCTGAAACTGCGGGTGGGCTGACCCGCCACGAGGCTGATGATTTCATCACTCAGTCACTAGAGACGTTCCGCTGGCATAATCAAGCAACGGTCAGTGCTGAAATCTATCAACAACTGCATGATCAACATCGACTAGTTGCTGATGTAGTGGCTTTCAAAGGGCCTCATATTAACCATTTGACCCCACGTACATTGAATATTGATGCAGTACAATTGGCAATGCCACAGCATAACATCACCCCCAAAGCCGTGATTGAAGGGCCACCACCACGCAACTGCCCGATACTACTGCGGCAAACCAGCTTTAAAGCGTTGGAGGAGAAAATCGCGTTTATCTCCACCGATGGACAAATGACCCAGGGGCATCACACTGCCCGCTTCGGGGAAATAGAGCAACGCGGAGCCGCGCTGACAGCCAAAGGTCGTCAGCTCTATGACCGGTTGCTGCAAGCGGCACAAGATCAATTGCAGGTTCCCGCAAATGAAAAAAATGCCGCGCAGTACATGGCTATTCTCAGCGAGCAATTTCGTCAGTTTCCTGATAATTATCAGGCGATGCGTGCAGAGCAACTTGCCTTCTTCCGCTATTTCCCCACAGAGAAAAGTCATAATGCTCCAACGGAGTCAATACAGGCACTGACGCTAGAGGAATTGATTGAAGCAGGGTTTATCCGATATGAACCTTTGGTTTATGAGGATTTCCTGCCGGTCAGCGCAGCCGGTATCTTTCAGTCCAATTTAGGGGATAAAGGGCAGAGCCATTTTACCGGACATTCAAGTCAACAAGACTTTGAGCGCGATCTGGGTATCGCGGTTATGGATGAATTGCAACTGTACGAAGAGACTCAGCAGCGCTCGCTTAGCGCATGCGCAACCGCCCTGAAGCTCACTCGGCTGAATGTATAA
- the lpxK gene encoding tetraacyldisaccharide 4'-kinase has translation MIERIWSGHSWLYLLLLPLSWLYGAITWFIRASYRLGLRASWRSPVPVVIVGNLTAGGNGKTPVVIWLVEQLQQRGYRVGVVSRGYGGKSAVYPLLLTNATTTSQAGDEPVLIFQRTGAPVAVSPKRAEAIKSLLQSHTLDFIITDDGLQHYALQRDFELVVIDGVRRFGNGWWLPAGPMRERAGRLHSVDAVITNGGVAAAGEIPMQLVAREAVNLLTGERQPVQQLQHVVAMAGIGHPPRFFATLSMLGIEPKNEYAFADHQDYSLAQLSPLTTGPQVLLMTEKDAVKCRAFAQPNWWYLPVDAQLPPDQAESLLLKIQALSQHSK, from the coding sequence ATACGGCGCAATTACTTGGTTTATCCGGGCCAGCTACCGCTTGGGGCTGCGAGCGTCATGGCGCTCGCCGGTTCCGGTTGTCATTGTGGGTAACCTGACTGCGGGAGGGAATGGCAAGACCCCAGTCGTCATCTGGCTAGTGGAGCAGTTACAACAACGGGGCTACCGTGTTGGTGTTGTCTCTCGTGGTTATGGTGGCAAGTCTGCCGTCTATCCGTTACTGCTCACTAATGCAACCACGACCTCGCAGGCGGGTGATGAACCGGTGTTGATTTTTCAACGCACTGGTGCGCCCGTAGCGGTTTCGCCAAAACGGGCGGAGGCAATTAAGTCGCTGCTGCAATCTCATACTCTCGATTTCATCATCACCGATGATGGTTTGCAGCATTATGCATTACAGCGCGATTTTGAGTTGGTGGTTATTGATGGTGTACGCCGTTTTGGCAACGGCTGGTGGTTACCCGCAGGCCCGATGCGCGAACGGGCAGGGCGACTGCACTCAGTGGACGCGGTGATCACTAATGGTGGCGTCGCCGCAGCAGGAGAGATCCCAATGCAACTGGTCGCACGGGAGGCGGTCAATCTGCTTACGGGGGAGCGCCAACCCGTACAGCAGCTACAGCATGTCGTTGCTATGGCTGGCATTGGTCATCCACCGCGTTTTTTTGCCACATTGAGTATGCTGGGTATTGAGCCTAAAAATGAGTATGCCTTTGCGGACCATCAAGATTATTCATTGGCACAACTTAGCCCACTGACGACGGGCCCACAAGTTTTGCTGATGACCGAAAAAGATGCCGTCAAATGCCGGGCTTTCGCTCAGCCTAATTGGTGGTACTTGCCGGTAGATGCGCAGTTGCCACCCGATCAGGCCGAATCATTGTTGCTGAAAATTCAGGCACTATCTCAGCACTCAAAATAG